GACAAGTTCAAATGATTTTCAACCATGACCAGCTAACTAACATATATATCTGCTGCCTGTTTTTCCTTTCAGGAAATGAAACAAATCTGGAAACTGGTGCCATCAGAGATTTTTGGAGGGATCCAGATCCTATATTTTGCTGCATCTGCGGAGATGAGGAGCAAGAGCATGTGGAGCTGACGTGCCCTTATAACTATCTACATCCTGCTTCATACGCCCCTTGCAAAGCCCGGCTTCTTTTGTGGCAAAATGAAACTACAGATATTCGCTGCTTTGGCAGACCTGAAGAAGCCCCCATACTCGATGAAGTAACCTTAAGGCGTCTTGGGTTCCTGCGATGTTTTGTGTGTGTGAATAACTTGCCGAAGCAATGCTGCCCAGAGCAACTCGCTGGTCTTTTTCTCCAATTTGGACCGCTGCGGAATTGGTATGTAGCCTTCGATGGCACTGGGACGTGTAGCGGGTTTGGTTATATGATATTCCAGCACCGTACCCATGCAGAGGAAACCATTGAGATGCTCAATTGCTATGCCTTTGGTGACTGTAAACTGCGAGTCCATTGGGCTTATCCTTGTGCATAGTGGAATCATAAGTTTCAGGCGGGACTTGAATCAGAAACAGGatgaatttccctttttttctttttggaaGTGAAGTAGTGGGATGACTATAAACAGAATATGTGATGGTGTTGCACAGTAAAAAGTAAACTGTTTGAGTTAGCTTGTTCGTTTTGTTTTCTTTCAGAGTGTACTCCTGTTGTGATCCTTGCCTAATGAATTCAGTAAATCCCTGACTGCGAAAAGAACTCTGTAGCTATGATTCAGAATATAACGTGACTCCAAAAATTGAGTAAATAGACATTTGAGTAATCGATCGAAAACTCAGGTCTAGAGTTAAATTTGAAACAATTAGAGCACAGATATACCGAAATGAAATGCTTGCACTATGTTCATTCCATTTACAAGACATGCTTTGCACAATACTGTAATGTTCCCTTGGGTTTATTAGGCTCCGACGATTTGATGACAGCGATCAAACTCGGAGCATCTCCTGTCTTGTCCAATAAATGGAAACATAAAAAAAGGTAAACCGTCCACAATGCGTGCGTACGATGATAGACACAAAGTTAGCTCCTTTATATTATTCTCCATAGCTCTATGCGCCATGCACTAGCTAGCTTAGCTACTGATCTCTGGTTCACCGCACGTACAGCCCGCGTTGCTCCCACCAGCAAGAAATATCTTCACGCGCGTGCAGTAGACACTAATTAAAGCGGCGCCCCACTCACCCAATGTATCGTCTTTGGTACAAAAGAAACTACACTCTAGctgtatgttttttttttcataCATACATGCGATTATAATTAATTGGTTTGTTAGGTAAAGCCAAGTTACAGCCAAGCTAGATGCAAGAAtgcaaaaaagaaaagagaagaagATATAGTTAACTAGGAGAGAAGATTCGTAGTAACTAAAGTAAGTTTAACAGCTTGGCGATTTTATGTATCTTCCTGTCATTTGGCTCCTAAGAAGTACTGAATACTGCGACAACCATTAGGAAGGAAACTACTCCTCTTAACTTTTCAAAGTGACTTTTGCTTTGCTGCAGTTTGCGGATGATCGGCACGCATGGATACCACAAGATAAGATCAATGGCAAGTAAAAAGTAATATGAGGCAACATGCTTTGATCTGCAGTGTTGATTGGCCGACTCCGCCTATAAATAGGGATGTCGAGACGCAAACACTTGCAAGTACTACGCAGCAACACAAGCTTAGCAATGACGATGAGCCAGCGCCAGTCCTCTCCTCATGTTCTCCTGCTAGTTGCACTCGCACTACTCCTTCTGCCGGCGTTTGCTGTCGCTGCAGGAAGGGTGCTTGACGATCTTCCGGACAGATATCTTCCGGACAGGCCCGGCCGTCCTAGGCCCAGGCCGATCCCAAAAGACCCTCAGCCGAACCCAAACCCACAACCATTACCAGGACCGAAGCCTgacccaaacccaaaaccttTGCCAGGTCCACAACCTGACCCAAACCCAAAGCCGGAACCTGAGCCACAGCCTgacccaaacccaaaaccttTGCCAGGACCACAACCTGACCCAAACCCAAAGCCGGAACCTGAGCCAAAGCCCCAGCCAGGGCCGCTACCTGACCCAAAGCCTCACCCTTTGCCTGGCCCACAGCCGGACCCAAACTCAAACCCACAGCCACTGCCAGGCCCACAGCTCGACCCAAATGCAGAACCAAAACCGCCACTGGCAGAAAATAATGTCAAAGCAGGCGTCCAGCAGGAATCGCTGGGCTGAGCACAAGAGCACGGGAGGTTCGGCGCCGGACAGCGCCAGCTAATATACTATAGTCGTGACTTGTATTGCCTGCTGGAGTGAATAACTGGCCTATGCTTT
This region of Lolium perenne isolate Kyuss_39 chromosome 2, Kyuss_2.0, whole genome shotgun sequence genomic DNA includes:
- the LOC127334027 gene encoding uncharacterized protein translates to MEEQKGHFFISTVANNEPGEGRNETNLETGAIRDFWRDPDPIFCCICGDEEQEHVELTCPYNYLHPASYAPCKARLLLWQNETTDIRCFGRPEEAPILDEVTLRRLGFLRCFVCVNNLPKQCCPEQLAGLFLQFGPLRNWYVAFDGTGTCSGFGYMIFQHRTHAEETIEMLNCYAFGDCKLRVHWAYPCA